One stretch of Heterodontus francisci isolate sHetFra1 unplaced genomic scaffold, sHetFra1.hap1 HAP1_SCAFFOLD_570, whole genome shotgun sequence DNA includes these proteins:
- the znf668 gene encoding zinc finger protein 668 — MASDEQGAATPDLAKTKTMTRQGGQGSGAGHPAKGTRRRGPYACSDCGETFPSLARVRVHARGAHPVKGAAPSSPAEKRAAAEEADTKVADNTNMADDAKMDVKLADDAKLDVKMADGAKSVTKKSGAAGPRRFPCPQCAKAYRTAAELRAHARSHTGEKPFSCPECGKAFARAVCLRVHAAQAHGSGGRPCRCPHCGKGYATPTKLRVHERQHTGERPYACPECGKAFADPSACRKHRRAHAGHRPHACGHCGKAYAELKDLRNHQRQHTGERPYLCATCGKAFSRSSSLVCHQRIHAADKPHRCADCGKSFTQRSSWSNHQRTHSGERPYLCAACGRLFADPSSFRRHQRCHAGLRPHRCDRCPKSFRQPADLALHRRVHTGERPHACPECGKAFAASWDLRRHRLAHTGARPYPCPDCGKAFAERAGLTKHRRVHTGERPYLCARCGKAFVVSSSLRKHERGHAQEACPLCPAVLEGRAALRRHQRAHPPPPPPPPSGAGDPAPPVPPAAAPRRFPCPRCGKAFAGRSGLRRHQRTHPEPEAGGEGAPAAAAPELPEGPWPEGQCQAPEPAGASFLAAPDAKQPKVEH, encoded by the coding sequence ATGGCCTCTGACGAACAAGGGGCAGCGACCCCCGACCTCGCCAAGACGAAGACGATGACACGCCAGGGTGGGCAAGGGAGCGGGGCCGGCCACCCCGCCAAAGGGACACGGCGACGGGGCCCCTACGCCTGCTCGGACTGCGGAGAGACCTTCCCCTCGCTGGCGCGGGTGCGGGTCCACGCGCGGGGCGCCCACCCGGTCAAGGGGGCGGCCCCCAGCTCGCCCGCAGAGAAGAGGGCCGCCGCCGAGGAGGCTGACACCAAGGTGGCCGACAACACTAATATGGCCGACGACGCCAAGATGGACGTCAAGTTGGCTGACGACGCTAAGTTGGATGTCAAGATGGCCGACGGTGCTAAGAGCGTGACGAAGAAGAGCGGTGCTGCCGGCCCCCGGCGCTTCCCGTGCCCGCAGTGCGCCAAGGCCTACCGCACGGCGGCCGAACTGCGGGCCCACGCGCGTTCGCACACCGGCGAGAAGCCCTTTAGCTGCCCTGAGTGCGGTAAGGCCTTCGCCCGGGCGGTCTGCCTGCGGGTGCACGCCGCCCAGGCCCACGGCAGCGGCGGCCGGCCCTGCCGCTGCCCCCACTGCGGCAAGGGCTACGCCACGCCCACCAAGCTGCGGGTCCACGAGCGGCAGCACACCGGCGAGCGGCCCTACGCCTGCCCGGAATGCGGCAAGGCCTTCGCCGACCCCTCGGCCTGCCGCAAGCATCGGCGGGCCCACGCCGGGCACCGGCCCCACGCCTGCGGGCACTGCGGCAAGGCCTATGCCGAGCTGAAGGACCTGCGCAACCACCAGCGCCAGCACACGGGCGAGCGGCCCTACCTGTGCGCCACCTGCGGTAAGGCCTTCAGCCGCTCCTCCTCGCTGGTGTGCCACCAGCGCATCCACGCGGCCGACAAGCCGCACCGCTGTGCCGATTGCGGCAAGTCCTTCACCCAGCGCTCGTCTTGGAGCAACCACCAGCGCACCCACTCGGGCGAACGGCCCTACCTCTGCGCCGCCTGCGGGCGCCTCTTTGCCGACCCTTCCTCCTTCCGGCGCCACCAGCGGTGCCACGCGGGCCTGCGCCCCCACCGCTGCGACCGCTGCCCCAAGAGCTTCCGCCAGCCGGCTGACCTGGCGCTGCACCGGAGGGTCCACACCGGCGAGCGCCCGCACGCTTGCCCCGAGTGCGGCAAGGCCTTTGCCGCATCCTGGGACCTGCGGCGGCACCGGCTCGCCCACACGGGCGCCCGCCCCTACCCCTGCCCGGACTGTGGCAAGGCCTTCGCCGAGCGGGCCGGCCTCACCAAGCACCGGCGGGTGCACACCGGCGAGCGGCCCTACCTCTGCGCCCGCTGCGGCAAGGCCTTCGTGGTGTCGTCCAGCCTCCGCAAGCACGAGCGGGGCCACGCCCAGGAGGCCTGCCCGCTGTGCCCGGCCGTGCTGGAGGGCCGGGCGGCCCTGCGGCGCCACCAGCgggcccacccccctcccccgccgccgCCGCCATCCGGTGCCGGGGACCCCGCCCCGCCGGTGCCCCCTGCCGCTGCTCCCCGCCGCTTCCCCTGCCCCCGCTGCGGGAAGGCCTTCGCTGGGCGCTCGGGCCTCCGCCGGCACCAGCGCACCCACCCGGAGCCCGAGGCGGGCGGCGAGGGGGCGCCCGCCGCTGCCGCCCCGGAGCTCCCCGAGGGGCCCTGGCCCGAGGGGCAGTGCCAGGCGCCCGAGCCGGCCGGGGCGTCCTTCCTCGCAGCCCCCGATGCCAAGCAGCCCAAGGTCGAGCATTGA